The Micromonospora sp. NBC_01740 genome includes a window with the following:
- a CDS encoding aminotransferase-like domain-containing protein, protein MNDGNAADRVAQDLRGLAAAADPGTRLPSVRELTARHQASPVTVAEAIRQLVAQGMVETRPGRGTFVAAPPREWRAPDLSWQTVALGPRRPGEDEMQALLALPPAGAIPLSGGYLDGELQPAAALGAALTRAARQPASWQRGPAEGREDLRAWFAREAGVGLRAEDMVVCPGGQAALSSALRALAAPGDTLLVESPTYLGALAAARAAGLRVVPVPADADGVRPDQLAAAFARTGARLFYCQPLYANPHGATLAEDRRARVAEAVRDAGAFLIEDDYARDLTIDGQAPPPLAADDPDGHVVYLRSLTKSTAPGLRVAAIGARGPAGARLRAARLLDDFFVAGPLQQATIEFVTTPAWTRHRRALRTALRTRREALLTALRRHLPELARQPVPRGGMHLWVRLPEGTDDVALAAAAAAEGVVVLPGRPWYAAEPPAPHLRLTYAAAPPDLMDEAVHRLARALRA, encoded by the coding sequence ATGAATGACGGTAACGCAGCCGACCGCGTCGCCCAAGACCTGCGCGGGCTCGCGGCTGCCGCGGATCCCGGCACGCGGCTGCCCTCGGTGCGCGAGCTGACCGCCCGGCACCAGGCCTCCCCGGTCACCGTCGCCGAGGCCATCCGCCAGCTCGTGGCCCAGGGAATGGTCGAGACGCGACCCGGCAGGGGCACCTTCGTGGCCGCCCCGCCACGCGAGTGGCGCGCCCCCGACCTGTCGTGGCAGACCGTGGCGCTCGGCCCCCGCCGGCCGGGCGAGGACGAGATGCAGGCGCTACTGGCGTTACCGCCCGCAGGAGCGATCCCGCTGTCCGGGGGCTACCTGGACGGCGAGCTGCAACCCGCCGCCGCGCTCGGGGCCGCGCTCACCCGCGCCGCCCGGCAGCCCGCGTCCTGGCAGCGCGGGCCGGCCGAGGGGCGCGAAGACCTGCGCGCCTGGTTCGCCCGCGAGGCCGGGGTCGGGCTGCGCGCCGAGGACATGGTGGTCTGCCCGGGCGGACAGGCCGCCCTGTCGTCCGCGCTGCGGGCGCTCGCCGCGCCCGGCGACACCCTGCTCGTCGAGTCACCGACCTACCTGGGCGCGCTGGCCGCCGCCCGGGCGGCCGGCCTCCGGGTGGTGCCCGTGCCCGCCGACGCCGACGGAGTACGCCCCGACCAGCTCGCCGCCGCGTTCGCCCGCACCGGCGCCCGGCTGTTCTACTGCCAGCCGCTGTACGCCAACCCGCACGGCGCGACGCTCGCGGAGGACCGCCGGGCCCGGGTCGCCGAGGCCGTACGCGACGCCGGGGCGTTCCTCATCGAGGACGACTACGCCCGCGACCTCACCATCGACGGCCAGGCCCCGCCGCCGCTGGCCGCCGACGACCCCGACGGGCACGTCGTCTACCTGCGCTCGCTGACCAAGTCGACCGCTCCCGGGCTGCGCGTCGCCGCGATCGGCGCCCGCGGCCCGGCCGGCGCCCGGCTGCGGGCGGCCCGGCTGCTCGACGACTTCTTCGTCGCCGGGCCACTGCAACAGGCCACGATCGAGTTCGTCACCACCCCGGCCTGGACGCGCCACCGCCGCGCCCTGCGCACCGCCCTGCGGACCCGCCGCGAGGCGCTGCTGACCGCGCTCCGCCGGCACCTGCCGGAGCTGGCCCGGCAGCCGGTCCCGCGCGGCGGCATGCACCTCTGGGTACGCCTGCCGGAGGGCACCGACGACGTCGCGCTGGCTGCCGCCGCGGCCGCCGAAGGCGTCGTCGTCCTCCCCGGCCGCCCCTGGTACGCCGCCGAACCCCCGGCCCCCCACCTCCGCCTCACCTACGCCGCCGCCCCGCCCGACCTCATGGACGAGGCCGTCCACCGCCTGGCCCGCGCCCTGCGGGCCTGA
- a CDS encoding DMT family transporter yields the protein MNGNSSATARTTVTADRTVGLALGALGVLAFSMSLPATRVAVQQLDPWFVAFGRAVGAALLAWAYLRSTGAPRPTRGQWRRLAVVALGVVVGFPLFTSLALITQTSAHGAVVITVLPAMTAVFAVLRAGERPPPLFWAASAGGLLAVLTFLGASGAVRGALAPPDLFLLAAVVLCGLGYAEGGALARELGGARTICWALLLSLPVTVPVMVVAAVAAPPRADPVAWSAFGYLTVVSMFLGFFAWYAGLARGGIAQVGQIQLAQPVLTLAWSALLLGEAVTPASIAAAVAVLACVVLIQRTRDRTPAPAVGKA from the coding sequence ATGAACGGGAACAGTAGCGCTACTGCCAGAACCACGGTAACGGCGGACCGGACGGTCGGCCTCGCCCTCGGCGCGCTGGGCGTGCTCGCCTTCAGCATGTCGCTGCCCGCGACCCGCGTCGCCGTGCAACAGCTCGACCCGTGGTTCGTCGCCTTCGGCCGGGCCGTCGGCGCGGCGCTGCTGGCATGGGCGTACCTGCGATCCACCGGCGCCCCGCGGCCCACGCGCGGTCAGTGGCGGCGGCTGGCGGTCGTCGCCCTCGGCGTCGTCGTCGGTTTCCCGCTGTTCACCTCGCTGGCGCTCATCACCCAGACCTCCGCGCACGGCGCGGTCGTCATCACCGTGCTGCCCGCCATGACCGCCGTGTTCGCGGTGCTGCGGGCCGGCGAGCGACCGCCGCCGCTGTTCTGGGCCGCCAGCGCCGGTGGTCTGCTGGCGGTGCTCACCTTCCTCGGCGCCAGCGGCGCGGTACGCGGGGCCCTCGCCCCGCCCGACCTGTTCCTGCTCGCGGCGGTCGTGCTCTGCGGCCTGGGGTACGCCGAGGGCGGCGCGCTCGCCCGCGAGCTGGGCGGCGCCCGGACGATCTGCTGGGCGTTGCTGCTCTCGCTGCCCGTCACCGTTCCCGTCATGGTCGTCGCCGCCGTGGCCGCCCCGCCGCGCGCCGACCCCGTCGCCTGGTCGGCGTTCGGCTACCTCACCGTGGTCTCCATGTTCCTGGGCTTCTTCGCCTGGTACGCGGGCCTGGCCCGGGGCGGCATCGCGCAGGTCGGGCAGATCCAGCTCGCCCAGCCGGTGCTCACCCTGGCCTGGTCGGCGCTGCTGCTCGGCGAGGCCGTCACCCCTGCCTCGATCGCGGCGGCGGTGGCCGTGCTGGCGTGTGTGGTGCTGATCCAGCGCACCCGCGACCGCACGCCGGCACCCGCGGTGGGGAAGGCCTGA
- the sigJ gene encoding RNA polymerase sigma factor SigJ, with the protein MVAEFEAERGRLLGVAHRMLGSRSEAEDAVQETWLRYAAALADPAARAEIRHLGAWLTTTCARICLDVLRSARVRREAYPGQWLPEPVVTPLDQGPRPDGFAPDPAERAVRADQVGTALLVVLERLAPEQRVAFVLHDVFAVPFAQIAEVLGTTDAAARQLASRARRAVHAPDAPRHTADAVEQRHVLAAFVTAVESGDLAALVRVLAPDVVAVGDSGGHFPAARRPVLGADAVARFLLGLFGRAGRYGGTLRSRRVLVDGVEGLHLETRHSDGRPLRVVAALTVDEGRVTGVFHQLNPEKLGDLPPLAEEDGWPPRW; encoded by the coding sequence ATGGTGGCGGAGTTCGAGGCCGAGCGGGGGCGGCTGCTGGGGGTGGCGCACCGGATGCTGGGCAGCCGCAGCGAGGCCGAGGACGCCGTGCAGGAGACCTGGCTGCGGTACGCCGCCGCGCTCGCCGACCCGGCGGCCCGCGCCGAGATCCGGCACCTCGGCGCCTGGCTGACCACCACCTGCGCCCGGATCTGCCTGGACGTGCTCCGCTCGGCGCGGGTACGGCGGGAGGCGTACCCCGGCCAGTGGCTGCCGGAGCCGGTGGTGACGCCGCTCGACCAGGGCCCGCGCCCCGACGGCTTCGCGCCCGACCCCGCGGAGCGGGCGGTCCGCGCCGATCAGGTCGGCACCGCCCTGCTGGTGGTGCTGGAACGCCTGGCGCCGGAGCAGCGGGTGGCCTTCGTGCTGCACGACGTCTTCGCCGTGCCGTTCGCCCAGATCGCCGAGGTGCTCGGTACGACCGACGCCGCCGCCCGCCAGCTCGCCTCCCGGGCCCGCCGGGCGGTGCACGCGCCCGACGCGCCCCGGCACACCGCCGACGCGGTCGAGCAGCGTCACGTGCTCGCCGCCTTCGTGACCGCCGTCGAGTCGGGCGACCTTGCCGCGCTGGTACGGGTGCTCGCCCCGGACGTGGTCGCCGTCGGCGACAGCGGCGGCCACTTCCCGGCGGCCCGGCGGCCGGTGCTCGGGGCCGACGCGGTGGCCCGCTTCCTCCTGGGCCTGTTCGGACGTGCCGGGCGCTACGGCGGGACGCTGCGCTCCCGTCGGGTGCTCGTCGACGGCGTCGAGGGCCTGCACCTGGAGACCCGGCACTCGGACGGGCGACCGCTGCGGGTGGTGGCCGCCCTCACGGTGGACGAGGGCCGGGTGACCGGGGTCTTCCACCAGCTGAATCCGGAGAAGCTGGGCGACCTGCCGCCGCTGGCGGAGGAGGACGGCTGGCCGCCGCGCTGGTGA
- a CDS encoding DUF402 domain-containing protein, which produces MPSDVVRVIYRKYDGSAHRDYPARRLAEDELGVWLGVTEGTKSVYHGRPSVEQIPFVLLVPHHAWWTGMFNPPPRTSEVYCDIASPARWENDDTVHLIDLDLDVVRRRTTGLVELRDEDEFAEHRARFGYPDDVVAQAEAAARWLLGALGDGTEPFATSYRKWLALVV; this is translated from the coding sequence ATGCCGAGCGACGTGGTCCGCGTGATCTACCGCAAGTACGACGGCAGCGCCCACCGCGACTACCCGGCCCGCCGGCTGGCCGAGGACGAGCTCGGCGTCTGGCTCGGCGTGACCGAGGGCACGAAGTCCGTCTACCACGGTCGCCCGTCGGTGGAGCAGATCCCGTTCGTCCTCCTGGTGCCGCACCACGCCTGGTGGACCGGCATGTTCAACCCGCCGCCACGGACCAGCGAGGTCTACTGCGACATCGCCAGCCCGGCCCGCTGGGAGAACGACGACACCGTCCACCTCATCGACCTCGACCTCGACGTGGTGCGCCGCCGGACCACCGGCCTGGTGGAGCTGCGCGACGAGGACGAGTTCGCCGAGCACCGGGCCCGCTTCGGCTACCCGGACGACGTGGTGGCGCAGGCTGAGGCGGCGGCCCGGTGGCTGCTCGGGGCACTGGGCGACGGCACCGAGCCGTTCGCCACGTCGTACCGGAAGTGGCTGGCCCTGGTGGTCTGA
- a CDS encoding DUF47 domain-containing protein — protein MKFSFRPNEGAFYELFTRAAQNLVKGTELLNELALPGVEVQSVSERLTEVEHDSDQITHELYKKINSTFITPFDREDIYRLGSLLDDVMDHLEAVGNLLYLYGLTKLPSLPREMHEMVNVLDAQAKLTADAMPRLKSMKDLEDYWIECNRLENDGDQVYRMLLVRLFSGEYDALTVLKMKEVADELEAACDAFEHVANTVETIAVKES, from the coding sequence GTGAAGTTTTCCTTCCGCCCGAACGAGGGCGCCTTCTACGAGCTCTTCACCAGGGCCGCGCAGAACCTGGTGAAGGGCACCGAGTTGCTCAACGAGCTGGCCCTGCCCGGGGTGGAGGTGCAGTCGGTCAGCGAGCGGCTCACCGAGGTGGAGCACGACAGCGACCAGATCACCCACGAGCTGTACAAGAAGATCAACTCAACCTTCATCACGCCGTTCGACCGGGAGGACATCTACCGGCTCGGGTCGCTGCTCGACGACGTGATGGACCACCTCGAAGCGGTCGGCAACCTGCTCTACCTCTACGGCCTGACCAAGCTCCCCTCGCTGCCCCGCGAGATGCACGAGATGGTCAACGTCCTGGACGCGCAGGCGAAGCTGACGGCCGACGCGATGCCGCGCCTGAAGTCGATGAAGGATCTCGAGGACTACTGGATCGAGTGCAACCGGCTGGAGAACGACGGCGACCAGGTGTACCGGATGCTGCTGGTCCGCCTCTTCTCCGGCGAGTACGACGCGCTGACCGTGCTGAAGATGAAGGAGGTCGCCGACGAGCTGGAGGCCGCCTGCGACGCCTTCGAGCACGTGGCCAACACCGTCGAGACCATCGCGGTCAAGGAGTCCTGA
- a CDS encoding aminotransferase class V-fold PLP-dependent enzyme — protein sequence MTVTLVPPPAPQPPAVADPLDVLGVPGQVNLDYAATAPCARAAADAVAELLPWYASVHRGAGALSRRCTLAYERARQAVGDFLGARAGDHVVFTRNTTDALNLLARALPAGTTVVTFGGEHHANLLPWPRGSVRLPVPPDPAGALRALDAALGELRGPDPSGPRSAQHGPPVLVAVTAASNVTGERWPVAELARVARRHGARIAVDAAQLAPHAPVDVAALDVDYLALSGHKLYAPFGAGVLVGRADWLDAAPPYLAGGGATSHVGAATHDVRWATGPARHEAGTPNLLGAVALAAVCTALADADRAALHDAEQALLTRLREGLAALPHVLELRMFGPAAPRVGIVSFVVAGRDSTQVAAELAAAYDIGVRDGLFCAHPLARRLLDEAAARSGRRDLPPTALRASIGLGSTTGHVDRLLAALAALA from the coding sequence ATGACCGTCACCCTCGTACCCCCGCCCGCGCCGCAGCCGCCCGCCGTCGCCGATCCGCTCGACGTGCTCGGCGTACCCGGCCAGGTGAACCTCGACTACGCGGCCACCGCGCCGTGCGCGCGGGCCGCGGCCGACGCGGTGGCCGAGCTGCTGCCCTGGTACGCCAGCGTGCACCGCGGCGCCGGGGCGCTGTCGCGGCGCTGCACCCTCGCCTACGAGCGCGCCCGGCAGGCGGTCGGCGACTTCCTCGGCGCCCGCGCCGGCGACCACGTGGTCTTCACCCGCAACACCACCGACGCGCTGAACCTGCTGGCCCGGGCGCTGCCCGCCGGCACGACGGTGGTCACCTTCGGCGGGGAGCACCACGCCAACCTGCTGCCCTGGCCTCGTGGCTCGGTGCGGCTGCCGGTGCCCCCGGATCCCGCCGGGGCCCTCCGCGCGCTGGACGCGGCGCTCGGCGAGCTGCGCGGGCCGGACCCCTCGGGCCCCCGCAGCGCGCAGCACGGCCCGCCCGTGCTGGTGGCGGTGACCGCCGCGAGCAACGTGACCGGGGAGCGCTGGCCGGTGGCCGAGCTGGCCCGGGTGGCCCGGCGGCACGGCGCCCGGATCGCGGTGGACGCCGCGCAGCTCGCCCCGCACGCGCCGGTGGACGTCGCCGCCCTCGACGTCGACTACCTCGCGCTCTCCGGCCACAAGCTGTACGCCCCGTTCGGCGCGGGGGTGCTCGTCGGGCGCGCGGACTGGCTGGACGCCGCGCCGCCGTACCTGGCCGGCGGGGGCGCCACCAGCCACGTCGGGGCGGCCACCCACGACGTACGGTGGGCGACCGGTCCGGCCCGGCACGAGGCGGGCACCCCGAACCTGCTCGGCGCGGTCGCCCTGGCGGCGGTCTGCACCGCGCTCGCCGACGCGGACCGGGCCGCCCTGCACGACGCCGAGCAGGCTCTGCTGACCCGGCTGCGCGAGGGCCTCGCGGCCCTGCCGCACGTGCTGGAGCTGCGCATGTTCGGGCCGGCGGCGCCCCGGGTAGGGATCGTGTCGTTCGTGGTGGCCGGCCGGGACTCGACGCAGGTGGCGGCGGAACTCGCGGCGGCGTACGACATCGGGGTGCGCGACGGCCTCTTCTGCGCCCACCCGCTGGCCCGGCGGCTGCTGGACGAGGCGGCCGCCCGCAGCGGCCGGCGGGATCTGCCGCCGACCGCCCTGCGCGCCAGCATCGGCCTGGGCAGCACCACCGGGCACGTGGACCGGCTGCTCGCCGCCCTCGCCGCGCTGGCCTGA
- a CDS encoding AI-2E family transporter gives MASSDVSCPPTGVGGPVSCQEVRLSRFEQIRGRLRRAYESGREAARARRTDPVDGPESAGVASPTSPGPVAAPSATVVGAPPPGAMHNSTSSRDDADVPHALRIAAAWSWRLIVIGVVAWALLKVVGTVRIVVIPLAVALLLSALLAPAVGWLLRARLPRSMATAVVLVGGLAAVIGTLTLVVNEFIQGVPELSKKSSEGVRQIQDWLKTGPLHLSDGQLDNYIEEGQKWINNNTEKFTSGALSTAATLAEVLTGTLLVLFATFFFLRDGNKIWRFLVRLLPVAARWKVDDAGRASWATLVAYVRATVLVAFIDAVGIGVFLVIFDIPFAFPLAALVFLGAFIPIVGATLSGVVAVLVALVDSGPVTALIILGAVIGVQQVEGHLLQPLIMGRAVAIHPLAVIIGIAAGVVLAGITGALVSVPLIAVLNTAVRRLAARTVPDTPPDAVVVASQAP, from the coding sequence GTGGCGTCGTCGGACGTATCCTGTCCGCCCACCGGCGTGGGCGGGCCGGTCTCATGCCAGGAGGTGCGCTTGAGCCGCTTCGAGCAGATCCGCGGACGGCTCCGTCGCGCGTACGAGTCGGGCCGGGAGGCGGCGCGGGCACGCCGTACGGATCCGGTCGACGGCCCCGAGTCGGCCGGCGTGGCCTCGCCGACGTCCCCCGGCCCGGTGGCTGCGCCCTCCGCGACCGTGGTCGGCGCCCCGCCGCCCGGGGCGATGCACAACTCCACCTCCAGCCGGGACGACGCGGACGTGCCGCACGCGTTGCGGATCGCCGCCGCGTGGTCCTGGCGGCTGATCGTGATCGGCGTCGTGGCCTGGGCGCTGCTGAAGGTCGTCGGCACCGTCCGGATCGTGGTCATCCCGCTGGCCGTCGCGCTGCTGCTCTCGGCGCTGCTCGCGCCGGCGGTCGGCTGGCTGCTGCGGGCCCGCCTTCCGCGGTCCATGGCGACGGCGGTGGTGCTGGTGGGCGGCCTGGCCGCGGTGATCGGGACGCTGACCCTGGTGGTGAACGAGTTCATCCAGGGCGTGCCGGAGCTGAGCAAGAAGTCCTCCGAGGGCGTCCGGCAGATCCAGGACTGGCTGAAGACCGGCCCGCTGCACCTCTCCGACGGCCAACTCGACAACTACATCGAGGAGGGCCAGAAGTGGATCAACAACAACACCGAGAAGTTCACCAGCGGCGCCCTCTCCACGGCCGCCACGCTGGCTGAGGTGCTGACCGGCACGCTGCTGGTGCTCTTCGCCACGTTCTTCTTCCTGCGCGACGGCAACAAGATCTGGCGCTTCCTGGTCCGGCTCCTGCCGGTGGCCGCCCGCTGGAAGGTCGACGACGCCGGGCGGGCGTCCTGGGCGACGCTGGTCGCCTACGTCCGGGCGACCGTGCTGGTCGCCTTCATCGACGCGGTCGGCATCGGCGTCTTCCTGGTCATTTTCGACATCCCGTTCGCCTTCCCGCTCGCCGCGCTGGTCTTCCTCGGCGCGTTCATCCCGATCGTCGGTGCGACCCTGTCGGGCGTCGTCGCGGTCCTGGTCGCGCTGGTCGACAGCGGCCCGGTGACCGCACTGATCATCCTGGGTGCCGTGATCGGGGTACAGCAGGTGGAGGGGCACCTCCTCCAGCCGCTGATCATGGGCCGGGCGGTGGCCATCCACCCGCTCGCGGTCATCATCGGCATCGCGGCCGGCGTGGTCCTCGCCGGGATCACCGGCGCGCTGGTCTCGGTGCCGCTGATCGCCGTGCTCAACACGGCCGTCCGCCGGCTCGCCGCCCGCACCGTTCCGGACACCCCGCCCGACGCCGTGGTCGTCGCCTCCCAGGCGCCCTGA
- a CDS encoding PPK2 family polyphosphate kinase, with translation MRELLRVAPGGAVDLGAVDPRSTPGLPGREVTGPQRKEWARGQLTLIGAELGSQQEMLFAEAKARQSAARPAGAAAGAGGSDAAAGGAGGRRVLLVLQAMDSGGKDGTVKRVAGAMNPLGLHLRSFGPPTPEELRHDFLWRIRRALPPPGYVGVFNRSHYEDVLVARVESLVPESIWQARYDEINAFEREQAEAGVALVKVFLHISYAEQGRRLLERLDEPRKHWKYDPSDVDARARWDDYQAAYAEALGRCGTDAAPWYVVPADRKWYRDWAVAHLLRETFDTLDLGYPPAGFDVRRERERLLGSERTA, from the coding sequence ATGCGGGAGCTGCTCCGGGTGGCGCCCGGCGGGGCGGTCGATCTCGGGGCGGTCGATCCCCGGTCGACGCCCGGGCTGCCGGGGCGGGAGGTGACCGGCCCGCAGCGCAAGGAGTGGGCCCGTGGCCAGCTCACGCTGATCGGCGCGGAACTGGGCAGCCAGCAGGAGATGCTCTTCGCCGAGGCCAAGGCCCGGCAGTCGGCGGCTCGACCCGCCGGCGCGGCCGCCGGTGCGGGCGGGTCCGACGCGGCGGCCGGTGGGGCGGGTGGGCGCCGGGTGCTGCTGGTGCTCCAGGCGATGGACAGCGGGGGCAAGGACGGCACCGTCAAGCGGGTAGCCGGCGCGATGAACCCGCTGGGCCTGCACCTCCGCTCGTTCGGCCCGCCCACTCCCGAGGAGTTGCGGCACGACTTCCTGTGGCGGATCCGGCGGGCGCTGCCGCCGCCCGGGTACGTCGGGGTCTTCAACCGCTCGCACTACGAGGACGTGCTCGTGGCGCGGGTCGAGTCGCTGGTGCCCGAGTCGATCTGGCAGGCCCGGTACGACGAGATCAACGCGTTCGAGCGGGAGCAGGCCGAGGCCGGGGTGGCCCTGGTGAAGGTGTTCCTGCACATCTCGTACGCCGAGCAGGGCCGGCGGCTGCTGGAGCGGCTGGACGAGCCGCGCAAGCACTGGAAGTACGACCCCTCGGACGTCGACGCCCGCGCCCGCTGGGACGACTACCAGGCCGCGTACGCCGAGGCCCTGGGCCGGTGCGGCACGGACGCCGCGCCCTGGTACGTGGTGCCGGCGGACCGCAAGTGGTACCGCGACTGGGCCGTCGCGCACCTGCTCCGCGAGACGTTCGACACCCTCGATCTCGGGTATCCGCCTGCCGGTTTCGACGTCCGGCGCGAACGGGAGCGGCTGCTGGGATCGGAGAGAACGGCGTAG
- a CDS encoding GroES family chaperonin: MTADENLDSKLPIRLLHDRVLVRMEGSEGERRSTAGIVIPATAAVGKRLAWATAVGVGPNVRAIVSGDRVLFDPDDRSEVELHGRGYVLLRERDVHAVAAERVENDSTGLYL; encoded by the coding sequence GTGACCGCCGACGAGAATCTCGACTCCAAGCTGCCGATCCGCCTGCTGCACGACCGTGTGCTGGTGCGGATGGAGGGGAGCGAGGGTGAGCGACGCTCGACCGCCGGCATCGTGATTCCGGCGACCGCCGCCGTGGGCAAGCGGCTGGCCTGGGCCACGGCCGTGGGCGTGGGGCCGAACGTGCGCGCCATCGTCTCGGGCGACCGGGTCCTCTTCGACCCCGACGACCGCTCCGAGGTCGAACTGCACGGCCGCGGGTACGTGCTGCTGCGCGAACGCGACGTGCACGCCGTGGCCGCCGAGCGGGTCGAGAACGACTCCACCGGCCTCTACCTCTGA
- a CDS encoding PrsW family intramembrane metalloprotease: MRPDQAAGDGYADRMADTPPGASLPPSPTAPAVPPPGGAGPGMPLRRLGWRRALVLAGAVLFIAACALFMLFTLGENLGVEALLIGVAAAILPVPVLVACFLWLDRYEPEPLKYLIFCFAWGAFVSTAASLTVNEFSAGLFEDWGLPTALTAVLVAPFIEELTKAIGPILLLIFRRREISGITDALVYCGLSAIGFAMVENILYLGGHGYASGAERYGPATGTQQVIAIFIVRILLFGFAHPLFTSMTGVGLGIAARTASRWVRVLAPLAGLLLAMMLHGLWNLLPTLTQATGQALIMLYGFIGVMVPVFFAMVGLALWLRAWEGRLTERMLPDYVRAGWLTPPEVAALSSLGRRHAARVWAKRVAGDGGLRAMRGYQFAATRLALLRDGALRGLDRRPADRERTAREERELLEAIGAYRSFFVGRDPQVPAGIWDGHRYHLRFPDGTQRSVEAPDEPVVPIPVVLVPPPPSPPAGFGPPGWYGQQPPAPWHPGGP, encoded by the coding sequence ATGCGGCCGGACCAGGCGGCCGGGGATGGCTACGCTGACCGCATGGCCGACACCCCGCCCGGCGCATCCCTGCCGCCGTCGCCGACCGCGCCCGCCGTTCCGCCGCCCGGTGGGGCGGGGCCCGGGATGCCGCTGCGTCGGTTGGGGTGGCGTCGGGCCCTGGTGCTGGCCGGTGCGGTCCTGTTCATCGCGGCGTGCGCGCTGTTCATGCTCTTCACGCTGGGCGAGAACCTGGGCGTCGAGGCGCTGCTGATCGGCGTGGCCGCCGCGATCCTCCCGGTTCCGGTGCTGGTGGCCTGTTTCCTCTGGCTGGACCGCTACGAGCCGGAGCCCCTGAAGTACCTGATCTTCTGCTTCGCCTGGGGCGCGTTCGTCTCCACCGCGGCGTCGCTGACCGTCAACGAGTTCTCCGCCGGGCTGTTCGAGGACTGGGGGCTGCCGACCGCGCTGACCGCGGTGCTGGTCGCGCCGTTCATCGAGGAGCTGACCAAGGCCATCGGGCCGATCCTGCTGCTGATCTTCCGCCGGCGGGAGATCTCCGGGATCACCGACGCGCTGGTCTACTGCGGGCTTTCCGCGATCGGGTTCGCCATGGTGGAGAACATCCTCTACCTGGGCGGCCACGGCTACGCCAGCGGCGCGGAGCGGTACGGGCCGGCGACCGGCACCCAGCAGGTCATCGCCATCTTCATCGTCCGGATCCTGCTCTTCGGCTTCGCCCACCCGCTCTTCACCTCCATGACGGGGGTGGGGCTGGGCATCGCCGCGCGCACCGCCAGCCGGTGGGTCCGGGTGCTCGCCCCGCTCGCCGGCCTGCTGCTGGCGATGATGCTGCACGGGCTGTGGAACCTGCTGCCGACGCTCACCCAGGCCACCGGCCAGGCGTTGATCATGCTGTACGGCTTCATCGGCGTGATGGTGCCGGTCTTCTTCGCCATGGTCGGGCTCGCCCTGTGGCTCCGGGCCTGGGAGGGGCGGCTCACCGAGCGGATGCTGCCGGACTACGTGCGGGCGGGCTGGCTCACCCCGCCGGAGGTGGCGGCGCTGAGCAGCCTGGGGCGGCGGCACGCGGCCCGGGTGTGGGCCAAGCGGGTGGCCGGCGACGGCGGACTGAGGGCGATGCGCGGCTACCAGTTCGCGGCGACCCGGCTGGCGCTGCTGCGCGACGGCGCGCTGCGCGGCCTGGACCGGCGTCCGGCGGACCGGGAGCGGACCGCGCGGGAGGAACGGGAGCTGCTGGAGGCGATCGGCGCGTACCGGTCGTTCTTCGTGGGCCGGGACCCGCAGGTGCCGGCGGGCATCTGGGACGGGCACCGCTACCACCTGCGGTTCCCGGACGGCACGCAGCGGTCGGTCGAGGCGCCGGACGAGCCCGTCGTGCCGATCCCGGTGGTGCTCGTCCCGCCGCCCCCGTCGCCGCCGGCCGGCTTCGGCCCGCCCGGCTGGTACGGCCAGCAGCCGCCGGCGCCGTGGCACCCCGGCGGCCCCTGA